Proteins encoded within one genomic window of Halorussus salilacus:
- a CDS encoding rubrerythrin family protein, with protein sequence MNPDEFLDAVRDDNETALSRLGSSKSLYAETEGEMDPDAVFRAAAEAEHAASETFQKWADDGDAAEAVREAFAEFAAQERDHYEQVVGKLDSDHEPSDTPAIHEYLRGIEDDAGRVGGFLGRTLASEKSKAQMVGFFVGQADPQTAQVFRDLGGDLEGQIERGTELLAEVCESDEDYERALEVASGAIQAAYDEYTETLEGMGVNPKPVC encoded by the coding sequence ATGAACCCGGACGAGTTCCTCGACGCAGTCCGCGACGACAACGAGACCGCGCTCTCGCGTCTCGGCTCCTCGAAGTCGCTGTACGCCGAGACCGAGGGCGAGATGGACCCCGACGCCGTGTTCCGCGCGGCCGCTGAGGCCGAACACGCCGCGAGCGAGACGTTCCAGAAGTGGGCCGACGACGGGGACGCCGCGGAGGCGGTCCGCGAGGCTTTCGCCGAGTTCGCCGCACAGGAGCGCGACCACTACGAGCAGGTCGTCGGGAAGCTCGATTCGGACCACGAACCGAGCGACACTCCGGCCATCCACGAGTACCTGCGCGGCATCGAGGACGACGCGGGTCGCGTCGGTGGGTTCCTCGGGCGCACGCTCGCCAGCGAGAAGTCCAAGGCCCAGATGGTCGGCTTCTTCGTCGGGCAGGCCGACCCCCAGACCGCGCAGGTGTTCCGCGATTTAGGCGGGGACTTGGAGGGCCAGATCGAGCGCGGTACGGAGCTACTGGCGGAGGTCTGCGAGAGCGACGAGGACTACGAGCGCGCGCTGGAGGTCGCGAGCGGAGCGATTCAGGCGGCGTACGACGAGTACACGGAAACGTTGGAGGGAATGGGGGTGAATCCGAAGCCGGTGTGTTGA
- a CDS encoding sulfurtransferase yields MSDTEYANDVVVSADWAEDHLDEFQSDDPEYRLVEVDVDTEAYDEAHAPGAIGFNWETQLQDQTQRDILEKDDFEDLLGSHGITEDSTVVLYGDNSNWFAAYAYWQFKYYGHDDVRLLDGGREYWVENDYPTTDEVPEFSEQSYEAGGPRESIRAYRDDVEKAIDRGVPLVDVRSPEEYSGEVLAPPGLQETAQRGGHIPGAKNISWAAVTNDDGTFKTRDELEELYAEEGIDGEGTTVAYCRIGERSSVAWFALHELLGYEDAVNYDGSWTEWGNLVDAPIETGSGE; encoded by the coding sequence ATGAGCGACACAGAGTACGCCAACGACGTGGTCGTCTCCGCCGACTGGGCCGAAGACCACCTCGACGAGTTCCAGAGCGACGACCCCGAGTACCGACTCGTGGAAGTGGACGTAGACACCGAGGCCTACGACGAGGCCCACGCGCCGGGTGCCATCGGCTTCAACTGGGAGACCCAACTGCAGGACCAGACCCAGCGCGACATCCTCGAAAAGGACGACTTCGAGGACCTGCTGGGGAGCCACGGCATCACCGAGGACTCGACGGTCGTGCTGTACGGCGACAACTCCAACTGGTTCGCGGCCTACGCCTACTGGCAGTTCAAGTACTACGGCCACGACGACGTGCGCCTGCTCGACGGCGGCCGCGAGTACTGGGTCGAGAACGACTACCCGACCACCGACGAGGTGCCGGAGTTCTCCGAGCAGAGCTACGAGGCGGGCGGTCCCCGCGAGTCCATCCGGGCGTACCGCGACGACGTGGAGAAGGCCATCGACCGCGGCGTCCCGCTCGTCGACGTCCGCTCGCCCGAGGAGTACAGCGGCGAGGTGCTGGCCCCGCCGGGACTTCAGGAGACCGCCCAGCGCGGCGGCCACATCCCGGGCGCGAAGAACATCTCGTGGGCCGCCGTGACGAACGACGACGGCACCTTCAAGACCCGCGACGAGCTCGAAGAGCTCTACGCCGAGGAGGGCATCGACGGCGAGGGAACCACGGTCGCGTACTGCCGCATCGGCGAGCGCTCGTCGGTCGCGTGGTTCGCGCTCCACGAACTGCTGGGCTACGAGGACGCCGTCAACTACGACGGGTCGTGGACCGAGTGGGGCAACCTCGTGGACGCCCCGATTGAGACCGGAAGCGGCGAATAG
- a CDS encoding ABC transporter permease, with protein MTRDGALALGEAVGERLERRALAVLGVATALVLAVLFYYPVLTVFADALRTGGEWTLGVVRAVFTDPFYFGVLAPLFEGDLAGVGEVAESTPLGLFGFTAYQAALSTVASVLLGLPGAYVLSRYEFPGRRTIRSLTIVPFVLPSIMVAIGFYAFFGTNGLFNDLLAVLGIGRVTVLGTLEAIVVAHAFYNAPLVARVTTAAWESVDARTVETARSLGANPYRAFVDVLAPQLLPAVLTGALLTFVFTFMSFPIVLALGGFELATVEVWIYALVQQLDYAEAATLAVVETAISLGLTYAYLRYEARQAGGRAANPPARKRLLPDDFSPFAALERAGVVAYALVVAVVFLGPLLSMVTESLTGPQGFTLRYYEFLVERQATGADFQTKPGVAVRNSLLFGAATLLVALPMGVTISVLTTRGRRGSKLADAAAMAPLAVSGVVVGLGMLRGLVFGVELWGHRIQVAGTSAIVAAHAVAAYPFVVRNVSPLLASVDRSMVESARALGATRVRALLDVELPLVASGVAAGAAFAFAISIGEFDSTVILATGSSSYTMPVAVERYIGNRTLGPATAMGTVLLAVTSLSFVVIDRLGGRWEA; from the coding sequence GTGACCCGAGACGGGGCCCTCGCGCTCGGCGAGGCGGTCGGCGAGCGTCTCGAACGCCGCGCGTTGGCGGTCCTCGGGGTCGCGACCGCGCTCGTCCTCGCGGTCCTGTTCTACTACCCTGTCCTCACCGTCTTCGCCGACGCGCTCCGAACCGGCGGCGAGTGGACCCTCGGCGTGGTTCGGGCGGTGTTCACCGACCCCTTCTACTTCGGCGTGCTCGCGCCGCTGTTCGAGGGCGACCTCGCCGGGGTCGGCGAGGTCGCCGAGTCCACGCCGCTGGGACTGTTCGGGTTCACCGCGTATCAGGCCGCGCTCTCGACTGTCGCCAGCGTCCTGCTCGGCCTGCCCGGGGCCTACGTCCTCTCGCGCTACGAGTTCCCGGGCAGGCGGACGATTCGGTCGCTCACCATCGTCCCGTTCGTCCTCCCCTCCATCATGGTCGCCATCGGCTTCTACGCGTTCTTCGGGACGAACGGCCTGTTCAACGACCTGCTCGCCGTGCTGGGAATCGGCCGCGTCACCGTGCTGGGGACCCTCGAAGCCATCGTGGTCGCCCACGCCTTCTACAACGCACCCCTCGTCGCGCGCGTCACGACCGCGGCGTGGGAGAGCGTCGACGCCCGGACGGTCGAGACCGCCCGGAGCCTCGGCGCGAACCCCTACCGGGCGTTTGTGGACGTGCTCGCGCCCCAGCTCCTGCCCGCGGTCCTCACGGGCGCGCTCCTGACCTTCGTGTTCACGTTCATGTCGTTTCCCATCGTGCTCGCGCTCGGTGGCTTCGAGCTCGCCACCGTGGAGGTGTGGATATACGCGCTGGTCCAGCAGCTCGACTACGCCGAGGCCGCCACGCTCGCGGTCGTCGAGACCGCGATATCGCTCGGGCTGACCTACGCCTACCTCCGGTACGAGGCCCGGCAGGCGGGCGGCCGCGCGGCGAACCCCCCCGCCCGCAAGCGCCTGCTCCCCGACGACTTCTCCCCGTTCGCGGCCCTCGAACGAGCGGGCGTCGTCGCCTACGCGCTCGTGGTCGCGGTCGTCTTCCTCGGCCCCCTCCTCAGTATGGTCACCGAGAGCCTCACCGGCCCGCAGGGGTTCACGCTCCGGTACTACGAGTTCCTCGTCGAGCGACAGGCCACCGGCGCGGACTTCCAGACCAAACCCGGCGTGGCGGTCCGAAACTCCCTGCTGTTCGGCGCGGCCACCCTGCTCGTCGCGCTCCCGATGGGCGTCACCATCTCGGTGCTCACGACCCGGGGCCGCCGGGGGAGCAAGCTCGCCGACGCCGCGGCGATGGCCCCGCTCGCGGTCAGCGGCGTGGTCGTCGGTCTCGGGATGTTGCGAGGGCTGGTCTTCGGCGTCGAACTCTGGGGCCACCGAATTCAGGTCGCGGGCACCAGCGCCATCGTCGCGGCCCACGCGGTCGCGGCCTACCCCTTCGTCGTCCGGAACGTCTCGCCCCTGCTCGCGAGCGTCGACCGCTCGATGGTCGAGTCGGCGCGCGCGCTCGGCGCGACCCGGGTGCGCGCCCTGCTCGACGTGGAACTCCCGCTGGTCGCGTCGGGCGTGGCGGCGGGCGCGGCGTTCGCGTTCGCCATCAGCATCGGCGAGTTCGATTCGACGGTGATTTTGGCGACCGGAAGCTCTAGCTACACGATGCCGGTCGCCGTCGAGCGCTACATCGGAAATCGCACCCTCGGCCCGGCCACCGCGATGGGCACGGTCCTGCTCGCGGTGACCAGCCTCAGTTTCGTCGTCATCGACCGCCTCGGGGGGAGGTGGGAGGCGTGA
- the uvrB gene encoding excinuclease ABC subunit UvrB encodes MSDADSGPLSPDRPEAESDFRVDAPFDPAGDQPEAIEQLAAGFDSGMDKQTLLGVTGSGKTNTVSWVVEEIEMPTLVIAHNKTLAAQLYEEFRNLFPDNAVEYFVSYYDYYQPEAYVEQTDKYIEKDASINEEIDRLRHSATRSLLTREDVIVVASVSAIYGLGDPRNYEEMSLRLEVGDEVGRDELLAKLVDLNYERNDVDFTQGTFRVRGDTVEIFPMYGRYAVRVELWGDEIDRMMKVDPLEGEVVSRESAVLVHPGEHYSIPEQTMEEAIAEIEDDLDDRIRYFERNDDLVAAQRIEERTTFDLEMMREAGYCSGIENYSVYLSDREVGDAPYTLLDYFPDDFLTVIDESHQTVPQIKGQLAGDKSRKESLVGNGFRLPTAYDNRPLSFEEFEEKTDRTLYVSATPADYEREHSDQIVEQIVRPTHLVDPKVEVTDASGQIDDLMDRIDARTDRDERVLVTTLTKRMAEDLTEYLEEAGVAVEYMHDETDTLERHELVRGLRLGEFDVLVGINLLREGLDIPEVSLVAILDADQQGFLRSETSLVQTMGRAARNVNGEVVLYADETTDAMAAAIGETQRRREIQREYNDEHGFEATTIDKEVSEANLPGSKTDTSGVTSGEPETDDEAARRIEELEERMNEAASNLEFELAADIRDRIRDLREEFEVDVDVEGDGVPEPKGEF; translated from the coding sequence ATGAGCGACGCCGACTCCGGGCCGCTTTCGCCCGACAGACCCGAGGCCGAGAGCGACTTCCGGGTCGATGCGCCCTTCGACCCGGCGGGCGACCAGCCCGAGGCCATCGAACAGCTCGCGGCGGGGTTCGACTCGGGCATGGACAAACAGACCCTGCTGGGGGTGACGGGGTCGGGCAAGACCAACACCGTCTCGTGGGTCGTCGAGGAAATCGAGATGCCGACCCTCGTCATCGCCCACAACAAGACGCTGGCCGCCCAGTTGTACGAGGAGTTCCGAAATCTGTTTCCCGACAACGCGGTCGAGTACTTCGTCTCCTACTACGACTACTACCAGCCCGAGGCCTACGTCGAGCAGACCGACAAGTACATCGAGAAGGACGCCTCCATCAACGAGGAGATAGACCGACTCAGGCACTCGGCGACCCGGTCGCTCCTCACGCGCGAGGACGTAATCGTCGTGGCGTCCGTCTCGGCCATCTACGGTCTGGGCGACCCGCGAAACTACGAGGAGATGAGCCTCCGTCTCGAAGTCGGCGACGAGGTCGGGCGCGACGAACTCCTCGCCAAGCTGGTGGACCTCAACTACGAGCGCAACGACGTGGACTTCACGCAGGGCACGTTCCGGGTGCGCGGGGACACCGTCGAGATATTCCCGATGTACGGCCGGTACGCCGTGCGGGTCGAGCTGTGGGGCGACGAGATAGACCGGATGATGAAGGTAGACCCCCTCGAAGGCGAAGTGGTGTCCCGGGAGTCGGCGGTCCTCGTCCACCCCGGGGAACACTACTCCATCCCCGAGCAGACGATGGAGGAGGCCATCGCCGAGATCGAGGACGACCTCGACGACCGCATCCGGTACTTCGAGCGCAACGACGACCTCGTCGCGGCCCAGCGCATCGAGGAGCGCACGACCTTCGACCTCGAAATGATGCGCGAGGCGGGCTACTGCTCGGGCATCGAGAACTACTCGGTCTACCTCTCGGACCGCGAGGTGGGCGACGCGCCTTACACCCTGCTCGATTACTTCCCCGACGACTTCTTGACGGTCATCGACGAGTCCCACCAGACCGTCCCCCAGATAAAGGGCCAGCTCGCGGGCGACAAGTCACGCAAGGAGTCGCTGGTCGGCAACGGCTTCCGGCTTCCGACCGCCTACGACAACCGCCCGCTCTCGTTCGAGGAGTTCGAGGAGAAGACCGACCGGACCCTCTACGTCTCGGCGACCCCGGCCGATTACGAGCGCGAACACAGCGACCAGATCGTCGAGCAGATCGTCCGGCCGACCCACCTCGTGGACCCGAAGGTCGAGGTCACGGACGCCTCGGGCCAGATAGACGACCTGATGGACCGCATCGACGCCCGGACCGACCGCGACGAGCGCGTGCTCGTGACCACCCTCACCAAGCGCATGGCCGAGGACCTCACCGAGTACCTCGAAGAGGCGGGCGTCGCGGTCGAGTACATGCACGACGAGACCGACACCCTCGAACGCCACGAACTCGTCCGAGGCCTCCGCCTCGGCGAGTTCGACGTGCTGGTGGGCATCAATCTCCTCCGAGAGGGCCTCGACATCCCGGAGGTGAGCCTCGTCGCCATCCTCGACGCCGACCAGCAGGGATTCCTCAGGTCCGAAACGTCGCTCGTTCAGACGATGGGCCGCGCGGCCCGGAACGTCAACGGCGAGGTCGTCCTCTACGCCGACGAGACCACCGACGCGATGGCGGCCGCCATCGGGGAGACCCAGCGCCGCCGCGAGATTCAGCGCGAGTACAACGACGAACACGGCTTCGAGGCGACCACCATCGACAAGGAGGTCTCGGAGGCCAACCTCCCGGGGAGCAAGACCGACACCTCCGGCGTCACCTCGGGTGAACCCGAGACCGACGACGAGGCCGCCCGGCGCATCGAGGAGCTAGAGGAGCGCATGAACGAGGCCGCGAGCAATCTGGAGTTCGAGCTGGCGGCCGACATCCGGGACAGGATTCGGGACCTCCGGGAGGAGTTCGAGGTGGACGTGGACGTGGAGGGCGACGGGGTGCCGGAGCCGAAAGGGGAGTTCTGA
- a CDS encoding AI-2E family transporter, which produces MSANRQRVLAAILAALGLLASAVLFDVLGTVFFAITVAYVLTPLHEELVDRGIPPWWASAAATGVAFVGVVALFASFVFLIYRRQTELLAVLRDFPDSVTVEVLGMVYSADASILTGFLRENLTDVALRVARAAPVLALKVTLFALVVFALLLRREQARKALLAPVPHEYRPVASAFHERTRATLFAIYVLQAATAFATFLVALPVFSLLGYDLFVTLALLSGFLQFLPIVGPSVLVAALAAYQVSVGDVTAAVLVGVLGAVLVGWLPDAVIRTRLARQTAGLPGSLYFVGFTGGLLSLGPVGFIAGPLVVALLVEAADMLAAEVNGNGKGDGSEIDGANGGDHGGGRSGGDHEARDAGSEDGETTGKGKPSKTRR; this is translated from the coding sequence ATGTCCGCGAACCGACAGCGGGTGTTGGCCGCGATACTGGCGGCGCTGGGTCTGCTCGCGTCGGCGGTGCTGTTCGACGTGCTCGGTACCGTCTTCTTCGCCATCACGGTCGCGTACGTCCTCACGCCGCTCCACGAGGAACTGGTCGACCGCGGCATCCCCCCGTGGTGGGCCAGCGCCGCCGCGACCGGGGTCGCGTTCGTCGGCGTCGTCGCGCTGTTCGCCTCGTTCGTCTTCCTCATCTACCGACGCCAGACCGAACTGCTGGCGGTTCTGCGGGACTTCCCGGACAGCGTCACGGTCGAGGTCCTCGGAATGGTCTACAGCGCCGACGCGAGCATTCTGACCGGGTTCCTCCGCGAGAACCTCACGGACGTTGCGCTCCGGGTCGCCCGCGCCGCACCCGTGCTCGCGCTCAAGGTCACGCTGTTCGCGCTGGTGGTGTTCGCACTGCTGTTGCGACGCGAGCAGGCCCGCAAGGCCCTGCTCGCGCCGGTCCCTCACGAGTACCGGCCCGTCGCCTCGGCGTTCCACGAGCGGACCCGCGCGACGCTGTTCGCCATCTACGTGCTACAGGCCGCGACCGCCTTCGCCACCTTCCTCGTCGCGCTACCGGTCTTCTCGCTGCTGGGCTACGACCTCTTCGTCACGCTGGCGTTGCTGTCGGGGTTCCTCCAGTTCCTCCCCATCGTCGGCCCGTCGGTGCTGGTCGCCGCGCTGGCGGCCTATCAGGTGAGCGTGGGCGACGTGACCGCCGCGGTCCTCGTGGGCGTGCTGGGCGCGGTCCTCGTCGGCTGGCTACCCGACGCGGTCATCCGGACGCGCCTCGCCCGCCAGACCGCGGGGCTACCGGGGAGCCTCTACTTCGTCGGCTTCACGGGCGGCCTGCTCAGCCTCGGGCCGGTGGGGTTCATCGCGGGACCGCTGGTGGTGGCGCTGCTCGTGGAGGCCGCCGACATGCTGGCCGCCGAGGTGAACGGTAACGGGAAGGGAGACGGAAGCGAAATCGACGGCGCGAACGGCGGTGACCACGGCGGCGGAAGGAGCGGGGGAGACCACGAAGCGCGAGACGCCGGGAGCGAGGACGGCGAAACTACCGGGAAAGGGAAGCCGTCGAAAACGCGCCGATAG
- a CDS encoding sulfurtransferase, translating into MNENVVVSAEWLAERLDEVRVVDVREAWEYDGIGHVPGAVNIPFEEFRSASDEESAEPRSAETSSGQVPRDAGMLPGEQRWADLLGDAGISADDTVVAYDDTHGVFAARFLVTAELYGHEDLRLLDGDYSSWMRERETSTEAPTVEPTTYETREPTDSPLVDRERVESAVDDPDAVLVDTREDWEFAEGHIPGAVNLDWRELVDDETRGLKPRAELESILESHAIIPDKRIVLYCNTARRISHTYVVLSWLGYPNLEFYEGSLTEWEDAGGAIETGE; encoded by the coding sequence ATGAACGAGAACGTCGTAGTGAGCGCCGAGTGGCTCGCCGAGCGCCTCGACGAGGTCCGCGTCGTCGACGTGCGCGAGGCGTGGGAGTACGACGGCATCGGCCACGTTCCGGGAGCGGTCAACATCCCCTTCGAGGAGTTCCGGAGCGCGAGCGACGAGGAGAGCGCGGAACCACGTTCCGCGGAAACGTCGAGCGGGCAGGTCCCGCGAGACGCTGGCATGCTCCCGGGCGAACAGCGGTGGGCCGACCTGCTCGGCGACGCGGGTATCTCGGCCGACGACACCGTGGTCGCCTACGACGACACCCACGGCGTGTTCGCCGCGCGCTTCCTCGTGACCGCCGAACTGTACGGCCACGAGGACCTCCGCCTGCTCGACGGCGACTACAGCTCGTGGATGCGCGAGCGCGAGACCTCGACCGAGGCCCCGACCGTCGAGCCGACGACCTACGAGACCCGAGAGCCGACCGACTCGCCCCTCGTGGACCGCGAGCGCGTCGAGAGCGCCGTCGACGACCCCGACGCCGTCCTCGTGGACACCCGCGAGGACTGGGAGTTCGCGGAGGGTCACATCCCCGGCGCGGTCAATCTCGACTGGCGCGAACTGGTGGACGACGAGACCCGCGGCCTGAAACCGCGCGCGGAACTGGAGTCGATTCTGGAGTCCCACGCCATCATACCCGACAAGCGAATCGTCCTCTACTGCAACACCGCCCGGCGAATCAGCCACACCTACGTCGTGCTCTCGTGGCTGGGCTATCCGAATCTGGAGTTCTACGAGGGGAGCCTGACCGAGTGGGAGGACGCGGGCGGGGCCATCGAGACCGGGGAGTGA
- a CDS encoding ABC transporter ATP-binding protein: MTDLHLSGVSKSFGGVTALRDVSLDIEDGEFFTLVGPSGCGKTTTLRAIAGFETLDRGSVGFGDREMSGVAPEDRDVGVVFQTYALFPHMTVAENVAYGLRFRDPPEGKTRDERVAELLELVDLEGFGERDPDELSGGQRQRVALARALAPGPAVLLLDEPMSALDARLRQRLRTQVKAIQSELDITTVYVTHDQEEALAVSDRVAVMNDGRIEQVGAPEAVYRRPATRFVAEFLGDNNVFEGEARDGGVWVAGTRFDVAGLDAPEGASVTFSVRPEDLRRATPRNAVEATVEAVEFLGESFRVHLDWEGREVALRIPERPDEDVLRVGFDPEDAHVVGVERAERALDASR; encoded by the coding sequence GTGACCGACCTCCACCTCTCGGGGGTTTCGAAGTCCTTCGGCGGCGTCACCGCGCTCCGGGACGTGAGCCTCGACATCGAGGACGGCGAGTTCTTCACGCTGGTCGGTCCCTCGGGGTGTGGCAAGACCACGACCCTCCGGGCAATCGCGGGCTTCGAGACCCTCGACAGGGGGTCGGTCGGGTTCGGCGACCGCGAGATGTCGGGAGTCGCGCCCGAGGACCGCGACGTGGGCGTCGTGTTCCAGACCTACGCGCTGTTCCCGCACATGACCGTCGCGGAGAACGTCGCCTACGGCCTGCGGTTCCGCGACCCGCCCGAGGGGAAGACGCGAGACGAGCGCGTGGCCGAACTCCTCGAACTGGTCGACCTCGAAGGATTCGGCGAGCGCGACCCCGACGAACTCTCGGGCGGCCAGCGCCAGCGCGTCGCGCTGGCGCGGGCGCTCGCGCCGGGCCCGGCGGTCCTCCTGCTCGACGAACCCATGAGCGCGCTCGACGCCCGACTCCGCCAGCGCCTCCGGACGCAGGTCAAGGCCATCCAGTCGGAGTTGGACATCACCACCGTCTACGTCACCCACGACCAGGAGGAGGCGCTGGCGGTGAGCGACCGCGTGGCGGTGATGAACGACGGCCGAATCGAGCAGGTCGGCGCACCCGAGGCGGTGTACCGGCGGCCCGCGACCCGGTTCGTCGCGGAGTTCCTCGGCGACAACAACGTCTTCGAGGGCGAGGCCCGCGACGGCGGGGTGTGGGTCGCCGGGACCCGCTTCGACGTGGCGGGACTCGACGCGCCCGAGGGCGCGTCGGTCACGTTCTCGGTCCGGCCCGAGGACCTCCGTCGCGCAACCCCCCGCAACGCCGTCGAGGCGACCGTCGAGGCGGTCGAGTTCCTCGGCGAGTCGTTCCGCGTGCATCTGGACTGGGAGGGTCGCGAGGTGGCCCTCCGAATTCCGGAGCGTCCCGACGAGGACGTTCTCCGGGTGGGGTTCGACCCCGAGGACGCCCACGTCGTCGGCGTCGAGCGCGCCGAGCGCGCGCTCGACGCGTCCCGGTAG
- a CDS encoding thiamine ABC transporter substrate-binding protein translates to MDRRTFLKSGAAGGLLGLAGCLGSDDAGQQDTTEETAETATTEETTTEGTETTAEETDEETTEADEGLSGTLTVATYGSFVDAPSSAPGPWLKETFEERHPDVTVEWATPDNEMNYYIQRAQQGVDIDADLYVGINVDHLIRIDEQLGDGGLFASSVDALEHYDHVEDDLKFDPQQRAVPYDTGYISLVYDGTEVEDPETFDALTTDEYAGDLIVQNAQSAATGRAFLLWTIHNRGEENYLDYWEQLVDNDVRILGSWDDAYTAWDEGEAPMVVSYSTDQVYANREGADLDEHQVSFLDGQGYANPEGMARFADAPNPELAEAFMDFVLSAEAQGEIAMRNVQFPATDWAELSEEFEEYAKVPDDPVTFTYEELQGNVDEWVDTWARQIAGK, encoded by the coding sequence ATGGACCGACGAACATTCCTCAAGAGCGGAGCGGCGGGGGGCCTGCTCGGCCTCGCTGGCTGTCTCGGCAGCGACGACGCGGGCCAGCAGGACACCACCGAGGAGACGGCCGAAACCGCGACCACCGAGGAGACGACGACGGAGGGGACCGAGACGACTGCGGAGGAGACCGACGAGGAGACGACCGAAGCCGACGAGGGCCTCAGCGGCACGCTGACGGTCGCCACCTACGGTTCGTTCGTGGACGCGCCGAGTTCCGCGCCCGGCCCGTGGCTCAAGGAGACCTTCGAGGAGCGCCATCCCGACGTGACCGTCGAGTGGGCGACGCCGGACAACGAGATGAACTACTACATCCAGCGCGCCCAGCAGGGCGTGGACATCGACGCCGACCTGTACGTGGGCATCAACGTCGACCACCTCATCCGCATCGACGAACAGCTCGGCGACGGGGGACTGTTCGCATCGAGCGTCGACGCGCTGGAGCACTACGACCACGTCGAGGACGACCTCAAGTTCGACCCCCAGCAACGCGCGGTTCCCTACGACACGGGCTACATCAGCCTCGTCTACGACGGCACCGAGGTCGAGGACCCCGAGACGTTCGACGCGCTGACGACCGACGAGTACGCGGGCGACCTCATCGTCCAGAACGCCCAGAGCGCCGCGACCGGACGGGCGTTCCTGCTGTGGACCATCCACAACCGCGGCGAGGAGAATTACCTCGACTACTGGGAGCAGTTGGTCGACAACGACGTGCGCATCCTCGGGTCGTGGGACGACGCCTACACCGCGTGGGACGAGGGCGAGGCCCCGATGGTGGTCTCGTACTCGACCGACCAGGTGTACGCCAACCGCGAGGGGGCGGACCTCGACGAGCACCAGGTCTCGTTCCTCGACGGGCAGGGGTACGCCAACCCCGAGGGGATGGCGCGGTTCGCAGACGCGCCGAACCCCGAACTCGCCGAGGCGTTCATGGACTTCGTGCTCTCGGCGGAGGCCCAGGGCGAGATCGCGATGCGGAACGTCCAGTTCCCCGCGACCGACTGGGCCGAACTCAGCGAGGAGTTCGAGGAGTACGCCAAGGTGCCCGACGACCCCGTGACGTTCACCTACGAGGAGCTACAGGGCAACGTCGACGAGTGGGTCGATACGTGGGCGCGCCAGATCGCGGGCAAGTGA